CCACGCCGTGAGGGCCGAGATGAGTGTCACGGCGGCACGAACGTGGTCGACCGAGCGCGGCTTCGGCACGACCTCGGACGCCTTCGCGACGCAGTACTCGGCCTGGGCGCCGTCGCGGAACCAGTCGTTCATGCCGACACGGCGTCGCCCGGCGCCAGATCCGCGACGCCGGGCCCCACCGCGGCGATCTCACCCGAGAACTCGTGCCCCGAGGTGATCGGGAACGGTCGCGGTCCGCCCGCGCGCGTCGTCCACGTCGGCTCCCACTCGAGCTCGGTCGGTGTGACGGCCGCCGCGTGCACGCGGACGAGGACCTCCCCCGCTCCCGGCTCCGGACGTTGCGCGTCCTCGTAGATGAACGTCGCGGGGTCGGCCCGCGCGCGCAGGTGGACGGCCTTCATGCCGCCCTTATCCACCGGATCGAACGCGGCGCAAGATGGCAAGAACGTGCTCGAGGCTTGATGTACACGTGGGCGCTCCGCTCCAGACCCCAAGGAGGCTACGCGATGAGCCGAGAGAAGCTGGCCCGCGCAACGATGGCATGGCTCGCCCTCGGTGTGGCGCTGGTCGCGACGACGAACGCCGAGACGCCGAAGCCGAAGTCCGACCAGACCGCGCCCGCCGCGAAGCCCGGGCCCGCGCTCGAGCCGAAGGCGATCGAGATCCTGAAGGCGGCGAGCGCACGGCTCGCCGCGGCTCGCACGATGTCCTTCACGGCCGTCGCTTGGTACGAGAGCCCGAGCCGCATCGGGCCGGCGCTCGTCTACACGACGGCCTCCGAGGTGACGCTCCAGCGGCCCGACAAGCTCCGCATCATCACGGCGGGCGACGGTCCCGCCTCCGAGTTCTACTACGACGGGAAGGTGATGATGGCGTACGCGCCGGCCGAGAACCTGGTTGCGGTCGCCGACGCGCCGCCCACGATCGACGGTGCGCTGAAGGCGGCTTTCGACTCGGCGGCCATCTACTTCCCCTTCACCGACCTCATGGTGGCCGATCCGTACAAGGACCTCGCCGAGGGGCTCACGCACGCGTTCGTCATCGGGCAGTCGAAGGTGGTCGGAGGAACGACGACGGACATGGTCGCCATCGTCAGCGACGGGGTGTTCGCCCAGCTGTGGATCGGTGCCGACGACAAGCTGCCCCGCATGATCCGCGCCGTCTACGCCACCGACCCGTCGCGCCTGCGGCATCAGGTGGAGCTCTCGAACTGGAAACTGGACGGCGAGGTGGCCGCCGACAGCTTCACGTCGGCGCGTGCCGCGAGCGCGCAGAAGATCCAGTTCGCGCGTCCGGACCCGCCCGCCGGCGCAACTGCCAAGCCGGCGCCGAAGGGTGCAGCCTCCAAGGCCACGAAGTGACGAGGCGGAGGGGATCATGATGAGACATCCGACGATCATCGCCGTTGCCGGTCTGCTGATGGCCGCCTTCGCCGCTCGACCGGCTGCGGCCTACTTTCACGCGCAGGGCAACAAGAACTCCTGGAGCGCCCAGGGATCGCGCGGCACGGCATCGGGCGGCGATGGATCCTGGAGCGCGAGCGGCTATCGCGGCGGCTCGGCGTCCGGTGGCGACGGCTCGTGGAAAGCCACGGGCCCCAACGGCGGCACGGCGTCGGGTGGCGGCGGCTCGTGGCACGCCGACGGCGCCTACGGCGGGACCGCGTCGGGCGGAGGGGGCTACTGGCACGCGACCGGCGCGGGCGGCACGACCGCCTACGGCGGCTACAACACGTACCACGGCGGCTACGACCACTACTACGGCGGGACGTACAACACGTATCACCCGCCGACGACGGTGAACTACTACTCGTCGGGGTGCGGCAACTGCGGCGGCTGGTCCGCCGCCGGCGCCGCCGCTGCGGGCGTCGCAGTCGGCGCGGCTGTCGGCGCAGCGAGCGCGAACGCCGCTGCGCAGAACGCCTATGCGGCCGGGTACGCCGCCGGCACGTACTCGATGGGCGCCATCTACCCGGTGCTCCCGGCGAGCTGCCAATACGCGCAGGCCCTCAGTCTCTACGATTGCGGCGGCACCTGGTTCAAGCCGTCGTACGGAGCGAACGGGGTCTACTACCGCGTGGTGCCGGCGCCGTAGCGGGACGCGGGCGCGCTGCGCGCCGGGACGACCGGCGCCGCAGCCGCGTGCAGCTCACCGGCGAGCAGCTTTCGGTATTCGGCCGGCGAGCGTCCCGTCCATCGCTTGACCGCCTTCGCCAGCGCCGCGCCGTCGGCGAAGCCCACGCTGAGCGCCACCGCGTCGAGCTTGAGGCGCGGGTTCGTGAGCAACGCCTCGACGACCTCGCGCACGGCGGCGTCGCGCACCGTCCGGAAGGTCGCGCGCTCGTCGCGAAGGCCACGCTGGAGGCTCCGCTCGCTCATGCCGACACGGCGCGCGACGCTGGTGGTGTCGGCGCGATAGCCCGCGACCAGAAGCTGGCGCGCGACGCTCGCGACGCGCTCGCAGAGCGAGGAGGCGGGAACCGAGAGGCTCGCGAACTTCTCGATCTGCTCCGCGATCCGCGGGTTCCCGAACGGTGACGTCGCCTCGAGCTCGCGCCGCGGATAGACGATGCGGTTGTCCGGCTGCTCGAAGCGAGCCGCGCAGCCGAAGGCGTGCTCCACCTCGGCGCGGGTACCACCGTCGGCGTGGCGGAAGCGGACCTCGTCGAGCCGGAATCCTTCCCCGATCACACGGCGGATCGAACGGACGGTCGCCATGAGCAGGTAGTCGACGGGGTGGCGGCTGCGCTCGAACACCGGGGCACCGAAGTCGAACATCATGCTCGCGTGCTCGCCCTCGACCTCGCCCGACATGCGCAGCGTGTCGATGGTGAGCCGGCTGAAGCGCGCGACCTGGCGCATGCCGTCCTCGAGCCGGGGACTGGACATGAGCAGGTAGATCAGCGGGCCGCGTGGCTGCGCACGCCCGCCCGCGTGCAGGCCGATCACCGGGTCACCGGTGAGGCGCTCGGCCGCCGTGAAGATCCGCATCGCCGTCTCGCCCGGGAGTCGCACCTCCGGCACGCGCAGCGCCTCGAGGTCCAGGCCGGCCGCCGCGCAGAGGCCTGCCGGATCGAGCCCGACGGCCTTCATGGCGTCGAGGATGTCCAGGACGTGGATTCCGGCGATCGTCGGATCGGGCATCTGGCGCATTGTAACGCCAGATTGGCGCTTCCGGACAAGGCACCCGGTGGGCAGGCCTGGCTACACTCCGGGACACGCCGCGCGGCACGCGGCCATGGAGGTCAGCATGATCCACGCCCCTCGGAACGCGATCGCCTGGGCGCTCGCCATCGCCGTCGGCGCGACCCTGGCCGTGACGAACCCGGCCGGCGCGACGCCCGGCCCGTGGGCGCGCACCGAGACGCGCGAGCCGTGCGCGAGCTTCAACGTGACGCGCAATCCGTACTTCGGCGACACGCACGTCCACACCACGAACTCCGTCGACGCGGTCCTGTTCAACACCCTCAACACGCCGCGCGACGCGTATCGCTTCGCGCAGGGCGAGGCGATCGGTCTGCCGCCGTACGACACGCAGGGCAATCCGTCGCGCCTGATCCAGCTCGGTCGCCCGCTCGACTTCGCCGCCGTCACCGATCATTCGGAGGGCTTCGGCACGCAGAGTGTCTGCTTCCTGCCCGGCCTGCCCGGCTACGACTCGGCCGCGTGCCAGCAATTGCGGACGGCGTCGACGACGGCGAATCCGGCCCTCGTGCAGCAGGTCTTCCTGAACCTCCTCCTGCCGACCGTCATCGCCGACCCCGGAGTCCTGCCACCGAGCGTGTGCGGGGCGCCGCCTTTCGCCGACTGCGCCTCGCGCCAGTCGCTGTTCTGGCTCGACACGCAGGCCGCTGCCGAGGAGTTCTACGATCGCTCGGCGGCGTGCGGCTTCACGTCGTTCGTCGGCTACGAATGGACGGGGACGCCCGCCAACGCGAACCTCCATCGCAACGTCATCTTCCGCAACGACGTCGTGCCGAGTCTGCCGGTGACGTACATCGAGCAGCACCGGCCGCAGGGCCTGTGGGCCGCGCTCAAGGCGCAATGTCAGGACGTGCTTCCCGGCTGCGACTGGCTCGCGATCCCGCACAACTCCAACCTGAGCGGTCCGACCGGGCGCATGTTCCTGCCCGAGAACGCCGACGGCAGCCCGCTCACGGCAGCCGACGCCGCCACCCGCTCGGCGATGGAGCCGCTGGTCGAGATCTATCAGCACAAGGGCAGCTCGGAGTGCCGGCCCGGCGTCGACTCGACCGACGAGCAGTGCGGCTTCGAAGTAGTGAGCCGCACCGTCCTGATCGGTGCGGGCAATCCCGCGGGGCCGTTCCCGCGACTCGCCTTCGTGCGGAACGCGTTGAAGGAGGGGCTCGTGCAGGAGCAGCTCCTCGGCGCGAACCCGTTCCGCCTCGGCATCATCGCGTCCACCGACACGCACAACGGCTCGCCGGGCAACGTGCGCGAGGACAGCTACCACGGGCACGTGGGCGTGAACGACGACACCCCGGAGCGCGGGCAGTTGACGCTCACCGGCACGACGGCGCTCGGCGAGCACAGCCCCGCCGGCCTCGCCGTCGTCTGGGCCGAGGAGAACTCGCGTGACGCGCTCTTCGCCGCCATGCGGCGGCGCGAGACCTACGGCACGAGCGGCCCGCGCCATCTGGTGCGCTTCTTCGCCGGCAGGTACCCGGCGACCATGTGCGGCAGCTCGCAGCTCGCCACCATCGGCTATCGCGACGGCGCGACGATGGGGGCCGAGATCGGACCCATCAGCCAGTCGGGCCCCGTGTTCTCGGTCCTGGCGGTGAAGGATCCGGGCGATCCCGGGCGTCCCGGCACGCCGCTCCAACGCATCCAGATCATCAAGGGCTGGGTGGACGCGACCGGCGCGGCACAGGAGAAGGTCTTCGACGTCGCCGGCGATGCGAACCAGGGCAGCGTCGACACGGCGACCTGCGCCACGAGCGGGACCGGGCCGGATTCGCTCTGCGCGACGTGGAAGGATCCCGAGTTCGATCCTTCGCAGCGCGCCTTCTACTACGCCCGCGTGCTCGAGAACCCGACCTGTCGCTGGAGCCAGTACGTGTGCAACCAGTACGCGGTCGACTGCAGCAATCCGGCGTCCGTCCCCTCGTTCCTGGCGCTGTGCTGCGAGCCGCGCATCCCGAAGACGATCCAGGAGCGGTCGTGGTCGTCGCCGATCTGGTACCGTCCGGAGGGTCTGGCGCAGGTCCGCTCGACGGTCGTGTTCGGTGCGACGCCGGGAAGCGACCGCCTGAAGCTCACCGCGAAGCTCGGCCCGGGGATCGCACACGACCTCGCGACGCAGGACCTTCGCGTGACCGTGCGCGACGACGACGACATCCTCGACGCGACGATTCCCGCCGGCACGCTGCGCAACGGCAAGGCACGCGACGTCGCCGGACTCGACCTCGTCCGGTTCTCGCAGAGGGGTACGGGACCCGCGCGACTCTCGATCAAGGGCGCGCGGTCGAACCTCGCGAACGCGGACCGCTCCGACCACATGGTCGACGTGGAGATTCGCATGGGCTCGTTCGTGGTCCAGCAGAGCCGCCTCTGGACCCTCCACGGGAACGCGCTGGGAACGCGCTAGGCCATGCGCTGGCTTCGCAAGCCGCCGCTGCATTTCGCGGCGATCGGTATGGCGCTCTTCGGGCTCGAGCGCTGGGTGACGCCGACTCCGCAGCCCGAGCGGCCGACGGCGATCGTCACCGCCGCGCGACTGGAGCAACTCGAGGGCGATGCCCGGCGATCGGCCGGCGGGCCGCTCGATCGCGCGGCACTCCTCGATCGCGCCATCGAGGAGGAGATCCTCTTCCGTGAGGCGATCGCACGCGGCATCGATCGCGACGACCAGTCGATCCGCTTCCGCCTGTCGGAGAAGATGCGCTTCCTCGCCGAGAGCGAGGGCGGCCCCGAGCCGGAGGGCAGCACCGACCTCTATCGGCAGGCGCTGGCGCTCGGGCTCGATCGCGAGGATCCGCTCGTGCGGGGCATCCTCGTGCACAAGATGCGGCTCCTCCTGAAGCGCACCGACGGCGAGACCCCTCCGACCGACGAGGCGCTGCGGGCGTACCTCGATCGGCACCGCGACCGCTATCTGCAGCCGGCGCGCGTGACGTTCGACCACGTCTACCTGGCGCGCGAGCGGCGCGCCGCGGGCATCGATGGCGACGCGCAGCGCCTACTGATCGCGCTGCGGACCCGGGCCACGCCGCCCGACGTCGCGCGGCTGGGTGATCCCTTCCCCCTCGGGTCGCACGTCCAGGCGCAGTCGGCGCGGGACGTGGCCCGCGTCTTCGGCACGGAGTTCGCCGCGGCCGTGCTCGACCTCGAGCCGGGTACGTGGTCCGCGGTGCGCTCGCCCTACGGCATCCACCTGGTGCGGGTCTCCGAGCGGGAGGAGGAACGCATGCCCGACCTCGACACGGTCCGCTCGCGCGTGCGCGCCCAGCTCCTCGAGGAGCGGCAGGAAGAGCGGCTCGCGCGCGAGGTGCAGGCGCTACGCGAGCGCTACGCGGTGCGTGTCGAAGCGGCGACGGGAGGGGAAGGATGAGGCTCCTCGCGCCGATTGCGGCCGGGCTCGCCGTCACCGCGACGCTCGCCGGAGCGCATGCGATGGCGCCGGCCCTGCTCGAGATCGCCGAGCAGGGATCGAGCCTCTTCACCGTGACCTGGAAGACGTCGCTCATGGCGCCCACCGGCGTCACGTTGCAGCCGATCCTCCCGGCCGACTGCGCCGACGAGACGGCGCGGACGGAGACGCCGGGGGTCGAGAGCATCACGACGCGGTGGACGGTCCGCTGCACGCGCGGCCTCGCGGGCGGCACCGTCGGCGTCGACGGGCTCGCCACCGGCAAGACCGACGCGCTGGTTCGCATCGCATTCGCCGACGGGCGGCGGATCCAGGGCGTCGTGCGCGCGAGCGAGCCGCGCCTGTCCATCCCCGCGCGTCCCGCGCCGTGGGCCGTGCTCGCGAGCTATGGGAAGCTCGGCGTCGAGCACATCCTCACCGGTCCCGACCATCTCCTGTTCGTGCTCGGCCTGCTGTTGATCGTCATGACGCCCCGGCTCCTCGTGAAGACGATCACCGCCTTCACGCTGGCTCACAGCGTCACGCTCTCGCTCGCGATCCTCGGCGTCGTCGCCTTCCCATCGCGCGTGATCGAGGTCGGCATCGCGGCGAGCGTCTTCCTGCTCGCCGTCGAGCTCACGCGCGCCGCCCCGCCGTCGGCGACCTGGCTGCGGCGCGCGCCGTGGATCGCGGCGGGCGCCTTCGGCCTGCTGCACGGGCTCGGCTTCGCGGGCGCGCTCGCCGAGGTCGGGCTTCCGGCCGGCGAGATTCCGCTGGCGCTCTTCTCGTTCAACCTGGGCATCGAGGTGGGGCAGCTCGCCTTCGTCGCGCTGGTATCGGCCGCCGGGTGGCTCGTCGTCCGTACGTTCGCGCGCCGGCCTGTCTGGCTGACGCTCGCACCGGCGTACGTCATGGGGTCGCTCTCGGCTTTGTGGTGTCTCGAGCGCGCGGCGCTCCTCGTGGTGGGCCGGTGACGCGCCATGTATCTTGCCATTTCACGCCGTTTCCCCTAGGGGCCACCGCTGCTGGCTGGAGAAGGGGCTCCGATCGTGTCCAAGTCGATTCCACTCGTCCGTGTCGCAGTTCTCCGACCCGTCATCGATCTGCTCCTGAAGGTCGACGCCGACGTCCGTGCTCTGCTGCGCGAAGCCGACATGCCCGTCGGAATCCTCGCACGCGAAGAGTCGCTGATGCCGCTGCATCAAGCGATCCGCTTCATCGAATTGGCGGCGCGACGCGAGGGCATGGAGTATCTCGGGCTCAGCGCTGGCCTGCGCGCCTCGATCGAGAGCCTGGGCACCTTCGGTCGCATCCTCCGCGGGGCCGCTACGCTCGAAGAAGGGCTCGCGCGGCTCTTCGCCGTCAATGCCGCATTCAACTCGGGGGAGCGCTGGTGGCTCGTTCCGGACGGGGATCGCGTCCGGCTCTGTCACCACCTGGTCGAGCCCATCGATCGCGCCTATCGGCAGGCCGACCAGTACACGCTCGGCATGATCATCACCCTGGTGCGCCTGGCCGGCGGGCGGGCGTGGACGCCCGACGAGATCCAGCTCCAGGCGCCGGGCTCGGGCGATCACCTGGCCTATGGCCCGCTCGAGCGGGTTCCCGTCCGCTTCGACCAGAAGGCGATGGTCCTGACCTTCCCCAGCGCGCTTCTCGCCCGGCGCCTTCGTCCCGCTCCCGACGCGACGCCGGATCGGGCAGAGGTCGATCACTGGTTCGCGTCGGCACCGGCGAAGGATTTCGTCCGCTCGGTCCAGCAGGTGATCGCCAGCCTGATGCCGACGTCGGGACAGTTGCGCATCGGCACGGTGGCGAACGCGCTGTGCATGAGCGTGCGCACGCTGCAACGGCAGTTCGCCGAGCACGGCCTCTGCTTCGAAGGGCTGGCGCGCACGGACCGTTTGCGGTGCGCGGCCGATCTGCTGGCACGAACCGACTGCCGCGTGCTCGATATCGCGCTCGACCTCGGCTACTCGGATCACGCGCACTTCACGCGCGCGTTCCGGCGCTGGACCGGCGTCGCGCCGCTGGCCTATCGGCGGGCTTGCCGGAATCGCGTCGCGGAGCATATCCAGGAAACGACCATCGATGTGGAGCCGGTGCTCGCCCTCGGCGCGACGCCGTAGACGTCTTGCCATTTCGCGCCATGCCTGATCGCGACGTGGGGCGCGGCGACGCTGGTTTTGGCCGCCACCCTCGTGTTACCGAGCACGGGTGTACAATCAGCCGCTCGCCGATCCCCGGCTGATCGCCTGTCCGCACTGCGATCTGCTGCAGCGCCTTCCGGATCTCGGACCCGGCGCATCGGCGCGCTGCCCGCGCTGCGACGAGGAGCTATGGCGACACCGCGCCGACTCGCTCGATCGCACGCTCGCCCTCGCGCTGGCGGCGGCCATTCTCTACGTGGTCGCCAACGCCGTGCCGATGCTCGGTCTGTCGGCGGTCGGCCACCAGGCGTCCACGACCGTGCTCGGCGGCGCCCAGCAGCTCTGGGACGACGGGCGGCAGGTCGTCGCCGCCCTCGTCCTGTTCACTGCCGTGGTCGCGCCGGCGCTCCAGATCGGGTTCATGCTCGCGATCGTGCTCGCCGTCCGGCACAGGCGGCCGCCGCGCTGGGTCGCCGCCCTGCTCCGCCATCATCCGACCACCATCACGTGGAGCATGATCGAGGTGATGATGATCGGCGTACTCGTGGCGCTCATCAAGATCGCGGACTATGCGACGATTGTTCCCGGGCTCGCCCTCTATGCGCTCGCCCTGCTCGTCCCGCTGCTGGCGGCGATGCAGGCGACCTTCGACCCGCGCGAGGTGTGGACCCGGGTCGAATGGGAGTCGAGCGAGGCGCAGCCGTGAGCGCCGTGCTGACGGCGATGCAGCAGGGGCTGCAACGGTGCGAGGGATGCGGCCTCGTCTCGCGTCCGGCGGCGGGCACGGTCGAGGGATGGTGCCCACGCTGCGGCGACGAGCTGACTTTCCGGAAGCGGGAGAGCCTGCAGCGCACATGGGCCTTCGTCATCGCTGCCGCCGTCTGCTACGTGCCGGCGAATCTCCTTCCCGTTCTCACGACCACGACGGCCGCCGGCGCCGACTCGGACACGATCCTGCAGGGCGTCGTGCTGCTCTGGTCGCCGACGGGATGGCCGCTGTCGCTGATCGTCCTCTTCGCCAGCATCATGATCCCGAGCGCGAAGATCGTCGCGCTCGTCTACCTGCTGGTGACCGTGCAGCGCGGATCGATCGAGCACAACACCCAGCGCATCCGCCTCTACCGGATGATCGAGCTCATCGGCCGCTGGTCCATGGTCGACGTCTTCGTCGACACGTTCACGGCGGCCCTGGTGCAGCTCCAGCCGCTCATGTCGGTGGCGCCGGCGTCCGGTCTGTTCTTCTTCGCCGCGGTCGTCGTGCTGACGATGCTCGCGGTGGAATCGTTCGATCCCCGCCTCATCTGGGATCCCGCAAGTGCGAGAGGAGTGCAGCATGCCTGAAGGTGACAGGCCGTCCGGGCTCGCGCCCGAGTCGCGGACGGTGACGAAACGGCAGACGCGGATCTCGCTCGTCTGGATCGTGCCGATCGTGGCGGCGCTCGCCGGCGCGTGGGTCGCCGTCACCAGGATCCTCGCCGAGGGGCCGAAGATCACGATCGTCTTCGACACGGCGGAGGGTCTCGAGGCGGGCAAGACCAAGGTCCACTACAACGGCGTCGAGGTCGGCTCGGTCACCGGCATCCGGCTCTCGGACGATCACCAGCGCGTCGTCGCCACCGTGGACATGGTCCCGAAGACGGAGGACATGCTCGTCGACGACACGCACTTCTGGGTCGTCCGACCGCGCATCTCGGGGGCCAACATCTCGGGGCTCGGCACGCTCATCTCCGGCGCTTACATCGGCATGGAGATCGGGAAGTCGGACATCAGAAAGCGCGATTTCGTCGCCCTCACGGTGCCGCCGATCGTGACCGAGAACGTCGAGGGCCGCTTCTTCGCCCTCAAGACCCCCGAGCTGGGCTCGCTCGAGACCGGAACGCCGCTGTACTTCCGGCGGCTGCAGGTCGGCAAGGTCGTCTCGTACAAGCTCGATCCCGACGGCCACTCGCTGACCGTCAAGGTATTCGTCAACGCGCCCTACGATCGCTTCGTCACGACGGACACCCGCTTCTGGCAGGCGAGCGGCGTCGACGTGTCGCTGTCGGCGAGCGGCCTCAGCGTGCAGACGCAGTCGCTCCTCTCGATTCTCATCGGCGGCATCGCATTCGAGACTCCCGAGGCGGACGCCGCGAGCCAGCCGGCCGCGGCCGACACCGTGTTCAACCTCTTTTCGGATCGCACCCAGGCCTTCAAGCCGCCACGCGGCGATCCGCAGACCTGGGTGCTCGTCTTCAACCAGAGCGTGCGCGGGCTCACGCGCGGCGCGCCCGTCGAGTTCCGGGGCATCCCGATCGGCGAGGTCACGGACATCCGGTCGCACTTCGATCAAGCCAAGGCGGATTTCTCCGTCTGGGTGACGGTGCACGTCTACCCGGAGACGTTCGGCGGGGAGGCCATCGAGGGAACGGTCAATCCCGAGGCCCGCCGCAAGACGATCGACGCGTTCCTGGCGCGCGGGCTTCGTGCCCAGCTCCGGTCGGGGAGCCTCCTCACCGGAGCCATGTTCGTCGCCATCGACTTCTTCCCCGACGCGGCGCCGGTGACCGTCGACTGGTCGCAGACGCCGCTGCGCTTCCCGACCACGCCCGGCGCGCTCGAGGCGACCGAGGCGACGGTCGTGCGGATCGTCGACAAGCTCGACAAGATCCCGCTCGACAAGATCGGCGACGAGGTCTCGAAGGCGCTGGTCGAGCTGAACCTCACGCTCGATTCGGCGCGCCGCACGCTCGACACCGCCGACAAGATGATCGCGCCCGACGCGGGGCTACGCGTGGAGCTCGCCGACACGCTCGACGAGGTCGCACGCGCGGCGCGGGGGATCCGCATTCTCGCGGACTATCTCGAGCGCCATCCCGAGTCGCTGATCCGCGGTAAGCCGGGGGACAAGTGATGACACGTATCGGACAGTTGCTTTCGATC
This sequence is a window from Candidatus Eisenbacteria bacterium. Protein-coding genes within it:
- a CDS encoding alcohol dehydrogenase catalytic domain-containing protein, which codes for MKAVHLRARADPATFIYEDAQRPEPGAGEVLVRVHAAAVTPTELEWEPTWTTRAGGPRPFPITSGHEFSGEIAAVGPGVADLAPGDAVSA
- a CDS encoding DUF2092 domain-containing protein, with protein sequence MSREKLARATMAWLALGVALVATTNAETPKPKSDQTAPAAKPGPALEPKAIEILKAASARLAAARTMSFTAVAWYESPSRIGPALVYTTASEVTLQRPDKLRIITAGDGPASEFYYDGKVMMAYAPAENLVAVADAPPTIDGALKAAFDSAAIYFPFTDLMVADPYKDLAEGLTHAFVIGQSKVVGGTTTDMVAIVSDGVFAQLWIGADDKLPRMIRAVYATDPSRLRHQVELSNWKLDGEVAADSFTSARAASAQKIQFARPDPPAGATAKPAPKGAASKATK
- a CDS encoding RNA-binding protein, with amino-acid sequence MMRHPTIIAVAGLLMAAFAARPAAAYFHAQGNKNSWSAQGSRGTASGGDGSWSASGYRGGSASGGDGSWKATGPNGGTASGGGGSWHADGAYGGTASGGGGYWHATGAGGTTAYGGYNTYHGGYDHYYGGTYNTYHPPTTVNYYSSGCGNCGGWSAAGAAAAGVAVGAAVGAASANAAAQNAYAAGYAAGTYSMGAIYPVLPASCQYAQALSLYDCGGTWFKPSYGANGVYYRVVPAP
- a CDS encoding AraC family transcriptional regulator, yielding MPDPTIAGIHVLDILDAMKAVGLDPAGLCAAAGLDLEALRVPEVRLPGETAMRIFTAAERLTGDPVIGLHAGGRAQPRGPLIYLLMSSPRLEDGMRQVARFSRLTIDTLRMSGEVEGEHASMMFDFGAPVFERSRHPVDYLLMATVRSIRRVIGEGFRLDEVRFRHADGGTRAEVEHAFGCAARFEQPDNRIVYPRRELEATSPFGNPRIAEQIEKFASLSVPASSLCERVASVARQLLVAGYRADTTSVARRVGMSERSLQRGLRDERATFRTVRDAAVREVVEALLTNPRLKLDAVALSVGFADGAALAKAVKRWTGRSPAEYRKLLAGELHAAAAPVVPARSAPASRYGAGTTR
- a CDS encoding DUF3604 domain-containing protein, whose amino-acid sequence is MIHAPRNAIAWALAIAVGATLAVTNPAGATPGPWARTETREPCASFNVTRNPYFGDTHVHTTNSVDAVLFNTLNTPRDAYRFAQGEAIGLPPYDTQGNPSRLIQLGRPLDFAAVTDHSEGFGTQSVCFLPGLPGYDSAACQQLRTASTTANPALVQQVFLNLLLPTVIADPGVLPPSVCGAPPFADCASRQSLFWLDTQAAAEEFYDRSAACGFTSFVGYEWTGTPANANLHRNVIFRNDVVPSLPVTYIEQHRPQGLWAALKAQCQDVLPGCDWLAIPHNSNLSGPTGRMFLPENADGSPLTAADAATRSAMEPLVEIYQHKGSSECRPGVDSTDEQCGFEVVSRTVLIGAGNPAGPFPRLAFVRNALKEGLVQEQLLGANPFRLGIIASTDTHNGSPGNVREDSYHGHVGVNDDTPERGQLTLTGTTALGEHSPAGLAVVWAEENSRDALFAAMRRRETYGTSGPRHLVRFFAGRYPATMCGSSQLATIGYRDGATMGAEIGPISQSGPVFSVLAVKDPGDPGRPGTPLQRIQIIKGWVDATGAAQEKVFDVAGDANQGSVDTATCATSGTGPDSLCATWKDPEFDPSQRAFYYARVLENPTCRWSQYVCNQYAVDCSNPASVPSFLALCCEPRIPKTIQERSWSSPIWYRPEGLAQVRSTVVFGATPGSDRLKLTAKLGPGIAHDLATQDLRVTVRDDDDILDATIPAGTLRNGKARDVAGLDLVRFSQRGTGPARLSIKGARSNLANADRSDHMVDVEIRMGSFVVQQSRLWTLHGNALGTR
- a CDS encoding peptidylprolyl isomerase is translated as MRWLRKPPLHFAAIGMALFGLERWVTPTPQPERPTAIVTAARLEQLEGDARRSAGGPLDRAALLDRAIEEEILFREAIARGIDRDDQSIRFRLSEKMRFLAESEGGPEPEGSTDLYRQALALGLDREDPLVRGILVHKMRLLLKRTDGETPPTDEALRAYLDRHRDRYLQPARVTFDHVYLARERRAAGIDGDAQRLLIALRTRATPPDVARLGDPFPLGSHVQAQSARDVARVFGTEFAAAVLDLEPGTWSAVRSPYGIHLVRVSEREEERMPDLDTVRSRVRAQLLEERQEERLAREVQALRERYAVRVEAATGGEG
- a CDS encoding HupE/UreJ family protein — translated: MRLLAPIAAGLAVTATLAGAHAMAPALLEIAEQGSSLFTVTWKTSLMAPTGVTLQPILPADCADETARTETPGVESITTRWTVRCTRGLAGGTVGVDGLATGKTDALVRIAFADGRRIQGVVRASEPRLSIPARPAPWAVLASYGKLGVEHILTGPDHLLFVLGLLLIVMTPRLLVKTITAFTLAHSVTLSLAILGVVAFPSRVIEVGIAASVFLLAVELTRAAPPSATWLRRAPWIAAGAFGLLHGLGFAGALAEVGLPAGEIPLALFSFNLGIEVGQLAFVALVSAAGWLVVRTFARRPVWLTLAPAYVMGSLSALWCLERAALLVVGR
- a CDS encoding AraC family transcriptional regulator ligand-binding domain-containing protein; protein product: MSKSIPLVRVAVLRPVIDLLLKVDADVRALLREADMPVGILAREESLMPLHQAIRFIELAARREGMEYLGLSAGLRASIESLGTFGRILRGAATLEEGLARLFAVNAAFNSGERWWLVPDGDRVRLCHHLVEPIDRAYRQADQYTLGMIITLVRLAGGRAWTPDEIQLQAPGSGDHLAYGPLERVPVRFDQKAMVLTFPSALLARRLRPAPDATPDRAEVDHWFASAPAKDFVRSVQQVIASLMPTSGQLRIGTVANALCMSVRTLQRQFAEHGLCFEGLARTDRLRCAADLLARTDCRVLDIALDLGYSDHAHFTRAFRRWTGVAPLAYRRACRNRVAEHIQETTIDVEPVLALGATP
- a CDS encoding paraquat-inducible protein A — translated: MYNQPLADPRLIACPHCDLLQRLPDLGPGASARCPRCDEELWRHRADSLDRTLALALAAAILYVVANAVPMLGLSAVGHQASTTVLGGAQQLWDDGRQVVAALVLFTAVVAPALQIGFMLAIVLAVRHRRPPRWVAALLRHHPTTITWSMIEVMMIGVLVALIKIADYATIVPGLALYALALLVPLLAAMQATFDPREVWTRVEWESSEAQP
- a CDS encoding paraquat-inducible protein A: MSAVLTAMQQGLQRCEGCGLVSRPAAGTVEGWCPRCGDELTFRKRESLQRTWAFVIAAAVCYVPANLLPVLTTTTAAGADSDTILQGVVLLWSPTGWPLSLIVLFASIMIPSAKIVALVYLLVTVQRGSIEHNTQRIRLYRMIELIGRWSMVDVFVDTFTAALVQLQPLMSVAPASGLFFFAAVVVLTMLAVESFDPRLIWDPASARGVQHA